A DNA window from Pogona vitticeps strain Pit_001003342236 chromosome 2, PviZW2.1, whole genome shotgun sequence contains the following coding sequences:
- the TKTL1 gene encoding transketolase-like protein 1 isoform X2: MASTFPKPEEKALQALRDVANRLRIHSIRATCASGSGHPTSCCSAAEIMSVLFFHAMRYKHEEPGHPSNDRFVLSKGHAAPVLYAAWAEAGYIKEPELLKLRKIDCDLEGHPTPRLPFVDVATGSLGQGLGAACGMAYTGKYFDKSSYRVYCLLGDGESSEGSVWEALQFGSHYQLDNLVAIFDINRLGQSEAAPLRHDTDIYRKRCEAFGWNTYVVDGHDVEELCGALWQASQQKGKPTAVIAKTFKGRGIPGVEDADNWHGKPMPKDKVDSIISTIEGQIQTNKVLPIHPPTQDVPQINIGDIKMPSPPAFKIGEKMATRKAYGLALAKLGNANNRVVVLDGDTKNSTFADIFKQAHPDRYIECYIAEQNMVSVALGCAARSRTIAFASTFAAFFTRAFDHIRMGAISQGNINLCGSHAGVSIGEDGPSQMALEDIAMFRTIPGCTVFYPSDAVSTEHAVCLAANTKGICFIRTSRPETPVLYSQEEKFGIGQAKGVKAGQ; this comes from the exons ATGGCCAGCACCTTTCCTAAGCCAGAGGAAAAGGCTCTCCAGGCCTTGCGAGATGTAGCCAATCGCCTGCGGATTCACTCCATTCGTGCAACCTGCGCCTCGGGCTCTGG CCATCCGACATCATGCTGCAGTGCTGCAGAGATCATGTCTGTGCTGTTCTTTCATGCTATGCGCTACAAGCATGAAGAGCCAGGCCACCCCAGCAATGACCGTTTTGTGCTTTCTAAG GGCCATGCTGCACCTGTGCTCTACGCTGCATGGGCTGAGGCTGGCTACATCAAAGAGCCAGAGCTGCTGAAACTCAGGAAGATAGACTGTGACCTGGAAGGCCACCCAACTCCT AGGCTTCCTTTTGTGGATGTGGCCACTGGTTCACTAGGCCAGGGCCTGGGAGCGGCCTGCGGAATGGCTTATACAGGCAAATACTTTGATAAGTCCAG TTACCGAGTATACTGTTTGCTGGGTGATGGTGAATCTTCAGAGGGGTCTGTGTGGGAAGCCCTCCAGTTTGGATCCCACTACCAACTGGACAATTTGGTGGCCATCTTTGATATCAACCGGCTGGGACAAAGTGAAGCAGCACCACTGCGCCATGACACTGATATCTATCGCAAGCGTTGTGAAGCCTTTGG GTGGAATACTTATGTTGTGGATGGTCATGATGTAGAAGAACTGTGTGGGGCGCTGTGGCAAGCAAGTCAGCAGAAGGGAAAGCCCACAGCTGTTATAGCAAAAACATTCAAAGGACGAGGAATTCCAG GTGTGGAGGATGCTGATAACTGGCATGGAAAGCCGATGCCAAAGGACAAAGTGGACTCCATCATCAGCACTATTGAAGGTCAAATACAGACTAATAAAGTGTTGcctatccacccacccactcaagaTGTGCCGCAGATCAACATTGGGGATATTAAAATGCCTTCTCCGCCTGCCTTCAAAATTGGGGAAAAG ATGGCCACCCGTAAAGCTTACGGTTTAGCCCTGGCAAAACTAGGAAATGCTAACAACCGTGTGGTTGTCTTGGATGGAGACACTAAGAACTCTACTTTCGCAGACATCTTCAAGCAGGCACATCCAGACCGTTATATAGAGTGTTACATAGCTGAGCAGAACATG GTCAGTGTCGCATTAGGCTGTGCAGCAAGGAGCCGCACCATTGCATTTGCCAGCACTTTTGCTGCCTTCTTTACCCGTGCATTTGACCATATTCGGATGGGTGCCATCTCCCAAGGAAATATTAACCTTTGTGGCTCCCATGCTGGGGTATCGATAG GTGAGGATGGACCTTCTCAGATGGCCTTAGAAGACATAGCTATGTTCAGAACCATTCCAGGCTGCACAGTGTTCTACCCAAGTGATGCTGTTTCTACTGAACACGCCGTCTGTTTGGCAGCGAATACCAAG GGGATTTGCTTCATCCGAACCAGTCGTCCAGAGACTCCTGTCTTGTATTCCCAGGAAGAAAAATTTGGAATTGGCCAGGCCAAA ggtgtgaaagcaggacagtga
- the TKTL1 gene encoding transketolase-like protein 1 isoform X1 → MASTFPKPEEKALQALRDVANRLRIHSIRATCASGSGHPTSCCSAAEIMSVLFFHAMRYKHEEPGHPSNDRFVLSKGHAAPVLYAAWAEAGYIKEPELLKLRKIDCDLEGHPTPRLPFVDVATGSLGQGLGAACGMAYTGKYFDKSSYRVYCLLGDGESSEGSVWEALQFGSHYQLDNLVAIFDINRLGQSEAAPLRHDTDIYRKRCEAFGWNTYVVDGHDVEELCGALWQASQQKGKPTAVIAKTFKGRGIPGVEDADNWHGKPMPKDKVDSIISTIEGQIQTNKVLPIHPPTQDVPQINIGDIKMPSPPAFKIGEKMATRKAYGLALAKLGNANNRVVVLDGDTKNSTFADIFKQAHPDRYIECYIAEQNMVSVALGCAARSRTIAFASTFAAFFTRAFDHIRMGAISQGNINLCGSHAGVSIGEDGPSQMALEDIAMFRTIPGCTVFYPSDAVSTEHAVCLAANTKGICFIRTSRPETPVLYSQEEKFGIGQAKVVRKNDGDRVTVIGAGVTLHEALAAADELAKQGIHIRVIDPFTIKPLDAETIISNARATGGRIITVEDHYKEGGIGEAVAAVVSGEPGILVQSLAVSGVPRSGKPAELLDLFGISSKSIIAAVKSTFAN, encoded by the exons ATGGCCAGCACCTTTCCTAAGCCAGAGGAAAAGGCTCTCCAGGCCTTGCGAGATGTAGCCAATCGCCTGCGGATTCACTCCATTCGTGCAACCTGCGCCTCGGGCTCTGG CCATCCGACATCATGCTGCAGTGCTGCAGAGATCATGTCTGTGCTGTTCTTTCATGCTATGCGCTACAAGCATGAAGAGCCAGGCCACCCCAGCAATGACCGTTTTGTGCTTTCTAAG GGCCATGCTGCACCTGTGCTCTACGCTGCATGGGCTGAGGCTGGCTACATCAAAGAGCCAGAGCTGCTGAAACTCAGGAAGATAGACTGTGACCTGGAAGGCCACCCAACTCCT AGGCTTCCTTTTGTGGATGTGGCCACTGGTTCACTAGGCCAGGGCCTGGGAGCGGCCTGCGGAATGGCTTATACAGGCAAATACTTTGATAAGTCCAG TTACCGAGTATACTGTTTGCTGGGTGATGGTGAATCTTCAGAGGGGTCTGTGTGGGAAGCCCTCCAGTTTGGATCCCACTACCAACTGGACAATTTGGTGGCCATCTTTGATATCAACCGGCTGGGACAAAGTGAAGCAGCACCACTGCGCCATGACACTGATATCTATCGCAAGCGTTGTGAAGCCTTTGG GTGGAATACTTATGTTGTGGATGGTCATGATGTAGAAGAACTGTGTGGGGCGCTGTGGCAAGCAAGTCAGCAGAAGGGAAAGCCCACAGCTGTTATAGCAAAAACATTCAAAGGACGAGGAATTCCAG GTGTGGAGGATGCTGATAACTGGCATGGAAAGCCGATGCCAAAGGACAAAGTGGACTCCATCATCAGCACTATTGAAGGTCAAATACAGACTAATAAAGTGTTGcctatccacccacccactcaagaTGTGCCGCAGATCAACATTGGGGATATTAAAATGCCTTCTCCGCCTGCCTTCAAAATTGGGGAAAAG ATGGCCACCCGTAAAGCTTACGGTTTAGCCCTGGCAAAACTAGGAAATGCTAACAACCGTGTGGTTGTCTTGGATGGAGACACTAAGAACTCTACTTTCGCAGACATCTTCAAGCAGGCACATCCAGACCGTTATATAGAGTGTTACATAGCTGAGCAGAACATG GTCAGTGTCGCATTAGGCTGTGCAGCAAGGAGCCGCACCATTGCATTTGCCAGCACTTTTGCTGCCTTCTTTACCCGTGCATTTGACCATATTCGGATGGGTGCCATCTCCCAAGGAAATATTAACCTTTGTGGCTCCCATGCTGGGGTATCGATAG GTGAGGATGGACCTTCTCAGATGGCCTTAGAAGACATAGCTATGTTCAGAACCATTCCAGGCTGCACAGTGTTCTACCCAAGTGATGCTGTTTCTACTGAACACGCCGTCTGTTTGGCAGCGAATACCAAG GGGATTTGCTTCATCCGAACCAGTCGTCCAGAGACTCCTGTCTTGTATTCCCAGGAAGAAAAATTTGGAATTGGCCAGGCCAAA GTTGTGCGTAAGAATGATGGTGACCGGGTTACTGTTATTGGTGCAGGTGTCACACTTCATGAAGCCCTTGCAGCTGCTGATGAGCTGGCCAAACAAg gCATCCATATCCGGGTAATTGATCCCTTTACTATCAAACCCTTGGATGCTGAAACCATAATCTCTAATGCCAGAGCCACAGGGGGGCGTATCATCACAGTTGAAGATCACTACAAAGAAG GAGGCATTGGTGAAGCTGTGGCAGCTGTTGTCTCCGGAGAGCCTGGTATCTTAGTCCAGAGCCTGGCTGTGTCAGGTGTACCACGGAGTGGAAAACCAGCTGAACTCCTCGATCTGTTTGGCATCAGTTCAAAGAGCATCATAGCAGCTGTAAAGAGCACCTTTGCCAACTGA